Proteins from one Pseudarthrobacter sp. BIM B-2242 genomic window:
- the truB gene encoding tRNA pseudouridine(55) synthase TruB: protein MLSGLVIVDKPQGWTSHDVVGRMRRIAGTRKVGHAGTLDPMATGVLVVGINKATRLLTYIVGTSKTYTATIRLGESTITDDAEGDVIAAVSAAAVADAAIYDGVAALTGDIQQVPSSVSAIKVNGERAYARVRSGEEVKLAARPVTIHRFEVHGIRREQGNDVVDLDVTVECSSGTYIRALARDLGDGLGVGGHLTALRRTHVGPYSLDQARTLEQLAEELEVLEMSQAARALMPNRELTAEETTEISFGRRIAAGAATGSPGHATVEHPAAAFAPDGSLVALLADAGSFAKPVLVFAPGNAAPADPMSADPAAGDA from the coding sequence GTGCTTTCTGGACTGGTGATAGTGGACAAACCGCAGGGATGGACCAGCCATGATGTGGTTGGTCGGATGCGGCGCATCGCCGGAACCCGAAAAGTGGGGCACGCGGGCACTCTCGACCCCATGGCAACAGGTGTCCTGGTGGTTGGCATCAACAAAGCCACACGCCTGCTCACCTACATCGTGGGCACCTCCAAAACGTATACGGCCACCATCCGACTGGGCGAGTCCACCATCACGGACGACGCCGAAGGTGACGTTATCGCCGCCGTCAGCGCCGCCGCCGTCGCGGACGCAGCGATTTACGACGGCGTCGCCGCCCTCACCGGGGACATCCAGCAGGTGCCCAGCAGCGTCAGCGCCATCAAGGTGAACGGTGAGCGTGCCTACGCACGTGTCCGCTCCGGTGAAGAAGTGAAGCTCGCAGCGCGTCCTGTTACCATCCACCGCTTCGAAGTACACGGCATCAGGCGGGAACAAGGCAACGATGTTGTTGACCTCGACGTCACCGTGGAGTGCTCCTCCGGAACGTACATCCGGGCGCTGGCCCGCGACCTCGGCGACGGGCTTGGCGTGGGCGGACACCTGACAGCCCTCCGCCGGACCCACGTGGGTCCTTATTCCCTGGACCAGGCCCGGACCCTTGAGCAGTTGGCCGAAGAGCTTGAGGTCCTGGAGATGTCCCAGGCTGCGCGGGCACTGATGCCCAACCGCGAACTGACAGCCGAGGAGACCACCGAGATTTCGTTTGGCCGCCGGATCGCTGCGGGGGCGGCAACGGGCAGCCCCGGGCACGCCACCGTGGAGCATCCCGCGGCGGCCTTCGCTCCGGACGGCAGCCTGGTGGCGCTCCTGGCTGATGCGGGCAGCTTCGCCAAGCCGGTACTGGTGTTCGCTCCCGGGAATGCTGCGCCCGCTGATCCCATGTCCGCTGATCCCGCAGCCGGGGACGCCTAG
- a CDS encoding DUF937 domain-containing protein — MTEIHDLLNQIDVNQMAALLGTDPASAQSAVEAALPTLLAGMHTNVQAPDGAASLQSALVQHQDGLVDGGVDAAQVDTADGEKIVGHVFGGRQDQVAAQLAGTAGLGGIGGDLIRKALPILAPIVMSYLAKKILGQGGQAGGAGGAQAGGIDLGSILGGILGGAGAGAGGGGGAGAGTGGSAGTGQGSVLDSILGSLGGLLGGGTGAGSPDGSPTNQSAGSPAGSPAGQGADGGQQPGLQRRPGEPSVQPSEAIQVDLPGGEPAQQQGHGKEGGLGGLLGGLFGKK; from the coding sequence ATGACCGAGATCCACGACCTCCTGAACCAGATCGACGTGAACCAGATGGCTGCCCTGTTGGGCACCGATCCGGCGTCCGCGCAATCCGCCGTCGAAGCCGCACTGCCCACCTTGCTGGCCGGGATGCATACCAATGTGCAGGCTCCCGACGGCGCCGCCTCACTTCAGTCGGCCCTCGTACAGCACCAGGACGGTCTGGTTGACGGTGGCGTGGACGCGGCACAGGTTGACACCGCGGACGGCGAAAAGATTGTAGGCCACGTGTTCGGCGGCCGGCAGGATCAGGTGGCTGCACAGCTGGCGGGTACCGCCGGACTGGGTGGCATCGGCGGCGACCTGATCCGCAAGGCCCTGCCCATCCTCGCCCCGATCGTGATGTCCTACCTGGCGAAGAAGATCCTGGGGCAAGGCGGCCAGGCCGGTGGAGCGGGAGGCGCGCAGGCAGGCGGGATCGACCTCGGCAGCATTTTGGGCGGAATCCTCGGCGGTGCAGGTGCCGGTGCCGGTGGCGGTGGCGGTGCAGGTGCCGGGACAGGGGGAAGCGCCGGAACCGGCCAGGGGTCGGTGTTGGACAGCATTCTGGGCAGCCTGGGCGGGTTGCTCGGGGGTGGAACCGGGGCTGGTTCGCCGGACGGCTCGCCGACTAACCAGTCGGCGGGATCACCGGCTGGATCACCGGCCGGCCAAGGAGCGGACGGTGGCCAGCAGCCCGGTCTTCAGCGCCGGCCCGGGGAGCCCTCCGTCCAGCCGTCGGAGGCCATCCAGGTTGACCTGCCCGGCGGAGAACCGGCACAGCAGCAGGGACACGGGAAGGAAGGCGGACTCGGCGGCCTGCTCGGGGGCCTGTTCGGTAAGAAGTAA
- a CDS encoding bifunctional riboflavin kinase/FAD synthetase, producing the protein MVYIWNDPSEVPADFGPSVVTFGNFDGVHRGHQQVLSELIRSARINGTKAVAVTFDPHPALVHRPESAPEMIMGLEDKLVALGELGLDGILVMKYSLNLASLTPEEFVGQVLVDSLHASHVVIGHDARFGRGNSGDLDTMKQLGEKFNFDVQVISEFGSEGYPLHTDDGTDRRCSSTWVREALQEGDVATAAAVLGRPHRMRGEVVHGAARGRALGFPTANLAHESSGFVPADGIYAGWLVDQAGKRWPAAISVGSNPTFDGVSRQVEAHVIDRPHEDVEDFDLYGQTVVVEFVARLRGMVAYRGPEALVDQMRLDVIQAHDLLARR; encoded by the coding sequence ATGGTCTACATCTGGAACGATCCGTCCGAAGTCCCGGCGGACTTTGGTCCCTCTGTTGTCACTTTCGGCAACTTCGACGGCGTCCATCGCGGCCACCAGCAGGTGCTCTCCGAGCTCATCCGCTCTGCCCGCATCAACGGGACCAAAGCCGTGGCCGTCACCTTTGACCCGCACCCGGCCCTGGTTCACCGCCCGGAGTCCGCGCCCGAGATGATCATGGGCCTGGAGGACAAACTGGTGGCGCTGGGGGAGTTGGGCCTGGACGGCATCCTCGTGATGAAGTACTCGCTGAACCTGGCCAGCCTGACCCCGGAGGAATTTGTGGGCCAGGTCCTGGTGGACAGCCTCCATGCCAGCCATGTGGTGATTGGTCACGATGCCCGGTTCGGCCGCGGCAATTCCGGCGATCTGGACACCATGAAGCAACTGGGCGAAAAGTTCAACTTCGACGTCCAGGTCATCAGCGAGTTCGGTTCCGAAGGCTACCCGCTGCATACCGACGACGGCACGGACCGCCGCTGTTCCTCCACTTGGGTGCGCGAAGCACTCCAGGAGGGCGACGTTGCCACCGCTGCTGCTGTGCTTGGCCGGCCGCACCGCATGCGCGGCGAAGTCGTGCACGGCGCGGCCCGTGGGCGGGCCCTCGGCTTCCCCACGGCCAACCTCGCCCACGAGTCCAGCGGATTCGTTCCGGCCGATGGCATCTACGCCGGCTGGTTGGTTGACCAGGCCGGCAAGCGGTGGCCGGCGGCCATCTCGGTGGGATCAAACCCCACGTTCGACGGCGTGAGCCGCCAGGTCGAGGCCCACGTGATCGACCGTCCGCACGAAGACGTCGAGGACTTCGATCTGTACGGCCAGACAGTAGTTGTGGAGTTTGTGGCGCGTCTCCGCGGCATGGTGGCCTACCGTGGGCCTGAGGCTCTCGTTGACCAGATGCGGCTGGATGTCATCCAGGCCCACGATCTCCTGGCGAGGCGCTGA
- the kynA gene encoding tryptophan 2,3-dioxygenase translates to MTVEKNTRKLDKGIVRDFSSRMSYASYLQLPTLLSAQQPVSKPEHHDELLFIIQHQTTELWLKLVLHELRSAAAWLRADDLGSALKGIARVKHIQKTLTEQWSVLATLTPTEYSQFRGFLGNSSGFQSSQYRAVEFVLGNKNRKMLPVFESDPAAHAMLEELLNAPSIYDEFLAYLARQGYDVPQSVLARDVTRAHEFCPELVPLFKHIYENAADNWGAYEACEELVDLEDNFQLWRFRHLRTVQRTIGMKSGTGGSSGAAFLQKALELTFFPELFAVRTEIGQ, encoded by the coding sequence GTGACCGTTGAGAAGAACACCCGCAAGCTGGACAAGGGAATTGTCCGGGATTTCAGTTCCCGGATGAGTTACGCGTCCTACCTCCAGTTGCCTACCCTGCTCAGCGCCCAGCAGCCGGTCAGCAAGCCCGAGCACCATGACGAACTGCTGTTCATCATCCAGCACCAGACCACGGAACTGTGGCTGAAGCTGGTGCTGCATGAGCTCCGCAGCGCGGCAGCATGGCTCCGCGCCGACGATCTCGGCTCCGCGCTCAAGGGCATCGCCCGGGTCAAGCACATCCAAAAGACACTCACGGAACAGTGGTCTGTGCTGGCCACGCTGACGCCCACGGAGTACTCCCAGTTCCGTGGTTTCCTGGGCAATTCCTCAGGCTTCCAGTCGAGCCAGTACCGCGCAGTGGAGTTTGTCCTGGGCAACAAGAACCGCAAAATGCTACCCGTGTTCGAATCCGACCCGGCCGCCCACGCCATGCTCGAAGAACTGCTGAATGCTCCCAGCATCTATGACGAGTTCCTGGCTTACCTTGCGCGTCAGGGCTATGACGTCCCGCAGAGCGTCCTGGCACGCGACGTCACCCGTGCCCATGAGTTCTGCCCGGAGCTGGTGCCGCTGTTCAAGCACATCTACGAAAATGCAGCCGATAACTGGGGAGCCTACGAAGCCTGCGAGGAACTGGTTGACCTCGAAGATAACTTCCAGCTGTGGCGGTTCCGGCACCTGCGCACGGTCCAACGCACCATCGGCATGAAATCGGGAACCGGCGGATCCAGCGGCGCCGCATTCCTGCAGAAGGCCCTGGAACTCACCTTTTTCCCGGAACTTTTCGCGGTACGGACGGAGATCGGCCAATGA
- the kynU gene encoding kynureninase — MSRATEATTDNHDAAALLKRAAHLDAVDPLARYRDLFVGTDTDLSYLDGNSLGRPLKRTVDDISAFIRDGWGGRLIRGWDEEWLDLPQAIGDQLGRAVLGAAPGQTIIADSTTVVLYKLIRAALAAVDDPARTEIVLDTDNFPTDRYLVEGIAREEGLTLTWIEADPATGVTPEQVRDATGPGTAVVLLSHVAYRSGFLADLCAITGVAHSAGALVVWDLCHSAGSVEIELDAAGVDFAAGCTYKYLNGGPGSPAFAYVNARHLPGLQQPIWGWMGRKDAFEMAAGYEPAAGIRGFLSGTPAVFGMLAMRGTLDLIEETGMAAIRQKSLALTAYAVELFEAWLEPLGVALASPREPGLRGSHITLDHPAFRTVTAALWEQDVIPDFRAPQGIRIGLSPLSTGFTEVHRGMAAIHDLLQR, encoded by the coding sequence ATGAGCAGGGCTACCGAGGCAACGACGGACAATCACGACGCCGCCGCCCTCCTGAAGCGGGCGGCGCACCTTGACGCCGTGGACCCGCTGGCCCGCTACCGGGACCTCTTCGTCGGCACCGACACGGACCTCTCCTACCTCGATGGAAACTCCTTGGGCCGTCCGCTGAAAAGGACCGTTGACGATATCAGTGCCTTCATCCGGGACGGCTGGGGCGGGCGCCTGATCCGCGGCTGGGACGAGGAATGGCTGGACCTGCCGCAGGCCATTGGCGACCAGCTGGGCCGGGCTGTCCTCGGCGCAGCCCCGGGGCAGACCATCATCGCTGACTCCACCACGGTGGTGCTTTACAAGCTGATCCGCGCGGCCCTGGCTGCCGTCGATGATCCTGCCCGCACAGAGATTGTCCTTGACACCGATAACTTCCCGACCGACCGCTACCTCGTTGAGGGAATCGCCCGTGAGGAAGGACTGACCCTCACTTGGATCGAGGCGGATCCCGCGACAGGGGTGACCCCTGAGCAGGTGCGCGACGCAACCGGACCGGGCACCGCCGTCGTACTCTTGAGCCACGTGGCCTACCGTTCGGGGTTCCTCGCGGATCTGTGCGCCATCACCGGGGTGGCGCACAGCGCGGGTGCGCTGGTGGTGTGGGACCTGTGCCATTCTGCGGGGTCGGTGGAGATCGAGCTCGACGCCGCCGGCGTCGACTTCGCCGCCGGCTGCACGTACAAGTACCTCAACGGGGGACCGGGCTCGCCGGCTTTCGCCTATGTCAACGCACGCCACCTGCCCGGCCTTCAACAGCCGATCTGGGGCTGGATGGGGCGCAAGGACGCCTTCGAGATGGCAGCGGGCTACGAGCCGGCGGCCGGCATCCGCGGTTTCCTCAGCGGGACGCCGGCCGTCTTCGGAATGCTGGCCATGCGCGGGACCCTGGACCTCATCGAGGAAACCGGCATGGCAGCCATCCGGCAAAAATCCCTGGCGCTGACCGCCTACGCCGTGGAGCTTTTCGAGGCGTGGCTCGAACCTCTGGGTGTGGCGTTGGCCTCGCCCCGTGAACCGGGGCTTCGGGGGAGCCACATCACCCTGGACCATCCGGCCTTCCGGACCGTGACCGCGGCGCTGTGGGAACAGGACGTTATTCCGGACTTCCGGGCCCCGCAGGGAATACGGATCGGGTTGTCGCCGCTGAGCACCGGCTTCACGGAGGTGCACCGGGGGATGGCCGCAATCCACGACCTCCTGCAGCGGTAA
- the rpsO gene encoding 30S ribosomal protein S15 produces the protein MALDAAVKQSIIKDFATSEGDTGSPEVQVAVLTQRIKDLTEHMKEHKHDYHTQRGLLAMVGRRKRMLTYLKNTDIARYRALIERLGLRR, from the coding sequence GTGGCACTTGACGCCGCTGTAAAGCAGTCCATCATCAAGGATTTCGCAACGTCTGAGGGCGACACCGGTTCGCCGGAGGTCCAGGTTGCAGTCCTGACCCAGCGGATCAAGGATCTGACTGAGCACATGAAGGAGCACAAGCACGATTACCACACCCAGCGCGGTCTGCTGGCTATGGTTGGTCGTCGCAAGCGCATGCTCACCTACCTCAAGAACACTGACATCGCCCGCTACCGTGCGCTCATCGAGCGTCTCGGCCTGCGCCGCTAG
- a CDS encoding polyribonucleotide nucleotidyltransferase, whose translation MEGPEIQFSEAVIDNGRFGKRVIRFETGRLAKQAAGAAMVYIDEDTALLSATTAGKHPREGFDFFPLTVDVEERMYAAGRIPGSFFRREGRPSTEAILACRLMDRPLRPAFVKGLRNEVQIVVTVLAINPDELYDVVAINASSMSTQLSGLPFSGPIGGVRVALVADENGSQWVAFPKHSQLENSVFNMVVAGRTVSGPDGDDVAIMMVEAEATDNSWNLIKEQGATAPTEEVVSEGLEAAKPFIKALCDAQSDLAARAAKPTVEFPVFLDYQDDVYAAVEAAAAEKLAAVFQIADKQERDVATDALKDETTAALAGQFEGRDKELSAAFRSVTKQVVRQRILKDQIRIDGRGLTDIRQLTAEVEVLPRVHGSAIFERGETQIMGVTTLNMLKMEQQIDSLSPVTRKRYMHNYNFPPYSTGETGRVGSPKRREIGHGALAERALVPVLPSREEFPYAIRQVSEALSSNGSTSMGSVCASTLSMLNAGVPLKAAVAGIAMGLVSDQVDGQTRYAALTDILGAEDAFGDMDFKVAGTSEFVTAIQLDTKLDGIPASVLAAALKQAREARLHILDVINSAIDTPDELSEFAPRVIAVKIPVDKIGEVIGPKGKMINQIQEDTGADISIEDDGTVYIGATNGPSADAARSAINAIANPQVPEIGERYLGTVVKTTTFGAFISLTPGKDGLLHISELRKLANGKRVDNVDDVVSVGQKIQVEITKIDDRGKLSLSPVVAEEEGAGDSVDASAAEGAADSE comes from the coding sequence TTGGAGGGTCCCGAAATCCAGTTCTCAGAAGCAGTCATTGACAATGGCCGCTTTGGCAAGCGTGTAATCCGCTTTGAAACCGGCCGCCTTGCCAAGCAGGCAGCCGGCGCAGCCATGGTGTACATCGACGAAGACACCGCGCTGCTGTCCGCCACCACCGCAGGCAAGCACCCGCGCGAAGGCTTCGACTTCTTCCCGCTGACGGTTGACGTTGAAGAGCGCATGTACGCCGCCGGCCGCATCCCGGGCTCGTTCTTCCGCCGTGAAGGCCGCCCGTCCACCGAAGCCATCCTGGCTTGCCGCCTTATGGACCGCCCGCTGCGTCCGGCCTTCGTCAAGGGCCTGCGCAACGAGGTCCAGATCGTGGTGACCGTCCTGGCCATCAACCCCGACGAGCTCTACGACGTGGTGGCCATCAACGCCTCCTCCATGTCCACCCAGCTCTCCGGCCTCCCGTTCTCCGGCCCGATCGGCGGCGTCCGCGTTGCCCTCGTTGCCGACGAAAACGGCTCGCAGTGGGTTGCTTTCCCGAAGCACTCCCAGCTTGAGAACTCCGTGTTCAACATGGTCGTGGCCGGCCGCACTGTGTCCGGTCCGGACGGTGACGACGTCGCCATCATGATGGTTGAAGCCGAAGCGACCGACAACTCCTGGAACCTCATCAAGGAACAGGGCGCTACTGCCCCCACCGAAGAGGTTGTTTCCGAGGGCCTCGAGGCCGCCAAGCCGTTCATCAAGGCACTGTGCGACGCCCAGTCTGACCTGGCTGCACGCGCTGCCAAGCCCACCGTTGAGTTCCCGGTCTTCCTGGACTACCAGGACGACGTCTACGCTGCTGTTGAGGCCGCCGCCGCTGAGAAGCTCGCAGCCGTCTTCCAGATCGCTGACAAGCAGGAACGCGACGTTGCTACCGACGCGCTGAAGGACGAAACCACCGCTGCCCTGGCCGGCCAGTTCGAAGGCCGCGACAAGGAGCTGTCCGCAGCATTCCGCTCGGTCACCAAGCAGGTTGTGCGCCAGCGCATCCTCAAGGACCAGATCCGCATCGACGGCCGTGGTCTGACGGACATCCGCCAGCTCACCGCCGAGGTTGAGGTTCTGCCCCGCGTACACGGTTCGGCCATCTTCGAGCGCGGCGAAACCCAGATCATGGGCGTCACCACGCTGAACATGCTCAAGATGGAACAGCAGATCGACTCGCTGTCACCCGTTACGCGCAAACGCTACATGCACAACTACAACTTCCCGCCGTACTCCACCGGTGAGACCGGCCGCGTGGGTTCGCCCAAGCGCCGCGAAATCGGCCACGGTGCCCTGGCAGAGCGCGCGCTCGTGCCCGTACTGCCGTCCCGCGAGGAATTCCCGTACGCCATCCGCCAGGTGTCTGAGGCACTCAGCTCCAACGGTTCGACATCGATGGGTTCCGTCTGCGCCTCCACGCTCTCCATGCTCAACGCTGGCGTGCCGCTGAAGGCAGCCGTTGCAGGTATCGCCATGGGCCTGGTCTCCGACCAGGTCGACGGCCAGACCCGCTACGCAGCCCTGACGGACATCCTGGGCGCCGAAGATGCTTTCGGCGACATGGACTTCAAGGTTGCCGGTACCTCCGAGTTCGTCACGGCCATCCAGCTGGACACCAAGCTCGACGGCATCCCCGCATCCGTGCTGGCAGCAGCACTGAAGCAGGCCCGCGAAGCCCGCCTGCACATCCTGGACGTCATCAACTCCGCGATCGACACCCCGGACGAGCTCTCCGAGTTCGCGCCGCGCGTCATCGCGGTCAAGATCCCCGTTGACAAGATCGGCGAGGTCATTGGGCCCAAGGGCAAGATGATCAACCAGATCCAGGAAGACACCGGCGCTGACATCTCCATCGAAGATGACGGCACGGTCTACATTGGCGCCACCAACGGTCCGTCTGCAGACGCAGCACGTTCCGCCATCAACGCCATTGCCAACCCGCAGGTTCCGGAAATCGGCGAGCGTTACCTGGGTACGGTCGTCAAGACCACCACCTTCGGCGCCTTCATTTCCCTGACCCCGGGCAAGGACGGCCTGCTGCACATCTCTGAGCTGCGCAAGCTGGCCAACGGCAAGCGCGTGGACAACGTTGATGACGTTGTATCCGTCGGTCAGAAGATCCAGGTGGAAATCACCAAGATTGATGACCGCGGCAAGCTGTCGCTGTCCCCCGTAGTGGCTGAAGAGGAAGGCGCTGGCGACAGCGTTGACGCTTCCGCCGCGGAGGGCGCTGCAGACTCCGAGTAG
- a CDS encoding pitrilysin family protein, whose amino-acid sequence MTVVPLPLEQNQPGDTLVHGSDGGSVVRRSVLPGGVRVLTEAMPGQRSATIGFWVGVGSRDEAPGQHGSTHFLEHLLFKGTKRRTALEIASAFDEVGGESNAATAKESTCYFARVLDTDLPMAIDVIADMITGAVLDPAEMEQERDVILEEIAMDSDDPTDVAHENFVAAVLGTHPLGRPIGGTPAAIRAVARDSVWEHYRRYYRPDELVITAAGGLEHDVVCNLVVDALHTAGWSLEPSAAPVERRSTERADITGTAGLHVVKRAVEQANIIMGCPTIVATDDRRYVMSVLNAVLGGGMSSRLFQEIREKRGLVYSTYSFASSYADAGYFGMYAGCTPSKVRQVLDLLGLELDKLAEGGISDDELRKAVGQLCGGIVLALEDTGSRMSRLGRAELVSGEYQDIDETLRLIKSVTAREVQDLAKELAAAPRTVTVVGPFDESETFGL is encoded by the coding sequence TTGACTGTTGTACCCCTGCCGCTTGAGCAGAACCAGCCCGGCGACACCCTGGTCCACGGCTCCGACGGCGGCTCCGTTGTCCGGCGATCAGTGCTGCCCGGCGGCGTGCGGGTATTGACCGAGGCGATGCCGGGCCAGCGCTCGGCAACCATCGGGTTCTGGGTAGGGGTGGGCTCACGCGACGAAGCCCCTGGCCAGCACGGCTCTACGCACTTCCTGGAGCACCTCCTGTTCAAGGGCACCAAACGCCGTACTGCGCTCGAAATCGCTTCCGCCTTCGACGAGGTGGGCGGAGAATCCAACGCCGCCACGGCCAAGGAAAGCACCTGCTACTTCGCGCGCGTCCTGGACACCGATCTGCCCATGGCCATCGATGTCATTGCGGACATGATCACCGGTGCGGTTCTGGACCCTGCCGAAATGGAGCAGGAACGCGACGTTATCCTGGAAGAAATCGCCATGGACAGCGATGACCCGACCGACGTCGCGCATGAAAACTTTGTTGCAGCGGTACTTGGTACGCACCCCTTGGGCCGGCCCATCGGTGGCACCCCGGCCGCCATCCGCGCCGTTGCCCGCGACTCCGTCTGGGAGCACTACCGCCGTTACTACCGCCCGGACGAGCTGGTCATCACCGCCGCCGGCGGTCTGGAGCACGACGTCGTCTGCAACCTTGTGGTGGACGCGCTCCACACTGCAGGGTGGTCGCTTGAGCCCTCCGCAGCGCCCGTGGAGCGGCGCTCCACCGAGCGGGCTGACATTACCGGCACTGCCGGACTGCACGTGGTCAAGCGTGCGGTGGAGCAGGCCAACATCATCATGGGCTGTCCCACCATCGTGGCCACGGATGACCGCCGTTACGTCATGAGTGTGCTCAATGCAGTCCTCGGTGGAGGGATGTCGTCGCGGCTGTTCCAGGAGATCCGCGAAAAGCGGGGCCTGGTGTACTCCACCTACTCCTTCGCCTCGTCCTACGCCGACGCCGGCTACTTCGGCATGTACGCCGGGTGCACACCGTCAAAGGTGCGCCAGGTGCTTGACCTGTTGGGGCTGGAGCTGGACAAGCTCGCCGAAGGCGGGATCTCCGACGACGAGCTCCGCAAGGCTGTGGGCCAGCTCTGCGGCGGCATCGTTCTGGCGCTCGAGGACACGGGTTCCCGGATGTCCCGGCTGGGCCGCGCCGAGCTTGTCTCCGGCGAGTACCAGGACATCGACGAGACGCTCCGGCTGATCAAATCCGTCACGGCCCGGGAAGTCCAGGACCTCGCAAAGGAGCTCGCCGCCGCGCCGCGGACTGTCACCGTGGTGGGCCCCTTCGACGAATCTGAGACGTTTGGCCTCTAA
- a CDS encoding DUF1579 family protein: protein MNPPQPGTVHAVLEDFLGHWQGTTRLAASAWAPERLASAEISFTRAAGGFAVVQSYRHTEANGSHFEGHGVFTVDPDHNDILWYYVDSMGQPPGAPVRCTWVDGVLRVERHSDRGTARHTFRVDDGILTHIAELRLGDGQSFVPFMSSACRRA, encoded by the coding sequence ATGAACCCTCCGCAGCCGGGCACTGTGCACGCCGTGCTGGAAGACTTCCTGGGGCATTGGCAGGGAACCACGCGTCTTGCCGCATCGGCGTGGGCCCCGGAACGCTTAGCCTCGGCGGAAATCAGCTTTACCCGTGCCGCGGGAGGATTCGCCGTAGTGCAAAGCTACCGGCACACTGAGGCCAACGGCAGTCACTTTGAAGGCCACGGTGTGTTCACTGTCGATCCCGACCATAACGACATCCTCTGGTACTACGTCGACAGCATGGGCCAGCCGCCCGGAGCTCCCGTCCGCTGCACGTGGGTGGACGGTGTGCTGCGCGTGGAGCGCCACAGCGACCGGGGGACTGCCCGCCACACCTTTCGTGTCGACGACGGCATCCTGACCCACATCGCAGAGCTGCGGCTCGGCGACGGGCAGAGCTTTGTCCCGTTCATGTCCTCCGCGTGCCGCCGCGCGTGA
- a CDS encoding IS256 family transposase, which produces MTTNPLEGVLSADQIDALVTAAEDLGEGRNGVEELLSRMTRAVLERALETEMSDHLGYESGDPAGQGTGNSRNGKTTKSVQTLQGPVQVTVPRDRNSSFEPVIVPKRARRLGKVEDMILSLYARGMSTRDIGSHLDEIYGTKVSAATISRVTDVIADEVAQWQNRPLESVYPIVYIDAIWLKIRDGGVVVNKACHVAVGVDVEGRKQVLGLWLGTSEGAKFWANVLTEIRNRGATDILILCCDGLTGLPAAVNSIYPQTVVQTCVVHLLRSAMKYASYGARKAMARDMRPIYTAPTVQAAELAMEAFAETWQSTAPGAVLAWRNAWEDFTPFLAFTPEIRKVIYTTNQIESINYQLRKITKTRGSFPSDEAAIKLVYLGIRNIETTRGGELGTGTQGWHQALNAFAVQFPNRLPI; this is translated from the coding sequence ATGACCACCAACCCCCTTGAAGGCGTTTTGAGCGCCGATCAGATCGATGCCCTCGTCACGGCTGCGGAGGACCTCGGGGAGGGCCGCAACGGAGTTGAGGAACTGCTCTCCCGGATGACCCGTGCGGTCCTGGAACGGGCCCTGGAAACCGAGATGAGCGACCACCTCGGCTACGAGTCCGGGGACCCCGCAGGGCAGGGCACGGGCAACTCCCGCAACGGCAAGACCACCAAGAGCGTTCAGACCCTCCAGGGGCCGGTGCAGGTCACCGTGCCGCGGGACCGGAACAGTTCCTTCGAGCCGGTGATCGTGCCCAAGCGGGCCCGCCGGCTGGGCAAGGTCGAGGACATGATCCTGTCCCTCTACGCCCGCGGGATGAGCACCCGGGACATCGGCTCCCATCTCGATGAGATCTACGGGACCAAGGTCTCCGCGGCGACGATTTCGAGGGTGACCGACGTGATCGCCGATGAGGTCGCCCAGTGGCAGAACCGGCCGCTGGAATCGGTCTACCCGATCGTCTACATCGACGCGATCTGGCTGAAAATCCGGGACGGCGGCGTGGTGGTGAACAAGGCCTGCCACGTGGCCGTGGGCGTGGACGTGGAGGGCCGCAAGCAGGTCCTGGGCCTGTGGCTGGGCACCAGCGAAGGGGCGAAGTTCTGGGCCAACGTGCTCACCGAAATCCGCAACCGCGGAGCGACCGACATCCTGATCCTGTGCTGCGACGGGCTCACCGGGCTGCCGGCAGCGGTGAACAGCATCTACCCCCAGACCGTCGTGCAAACCTGCGTGGTGCACCTGCTGCGCTCGGCCATGAAATACGCCTCCTACGGCGCACGCAAAGCCATGGCCCGGGACATGCGCCCGATCTACACCGCACCGACCGTGCAGGCGGCCGAGCTGGCCATGGAGGCCTTCGCGGAGACCTGGCAGAGCACAGCTCCCGGGGCGGTATTGGCGTGGCGGAACGCGTGGGAGGACTTCACGCCGTTCCTGGCGTTCACCCCGGAGATCCGCAAAGTCATCTACACCACCAACCAGATTGAATCGATCAACTACCAACTGCGAAAAATCACCAAAACCAGGGGCTCATTTCCCTCCGACGAGGCCGCAATCAAGCTGGTCTACCTGGGGATCCGGAACATCGAGACCACCCGCGGCGGCGAGCTCGGAACCGGCACCCAAGGCTGGCACCAGGCCCTGAACGCTTTCGCCGTTCAATTCCCCAACCGACTTCCGATCTGA